AacgaaataataataatatcaatgAAAAAAAGACGTGTAAagtaaaagataaaaatcaaCTGATCTCCTAAGATTGCCGCGGGAATCTCGTTAGATGCTTTTACAAATCACGAAATAAACGAGGCACTGACTGTGTTTGAGACCCGAGATTTCCCATAAACGATTCCTTAATATCGCCGCGTAAATAGCCCAGTGCTATACTGTGATAGAATCTTCGCTTCGATTTTGGCAGCAAAGCCAGCGTTTCAGACAGCAGAAGACAGTAAGCTTATATGAGATATAAATAACGGAGGCTGATAAGCAGACAGATTGCGACATGAATCTGCAAACCCACTCCAAAAAGCAGAGCTATTTCCATACATTCAAttacaaatatatttttttcagctgATCAAATTGGCTAGCCATAtcattaataacaataaaccGTGCTAATGACTAAGCTTAGTTTACTTTCCAGATTCCAGACAAAGCAAATGTGCAATTTACAGAGTTGTCACTGTAGTAATCCATAGAATGAGCAGCGTCCACGCGAGATCCTAGCAGATGTAAACTGGCAAAGCACACTAACAGTTTATCTATGCCCTGAAAGTCAAAGAGAATCACTCGGATATTTAGATACCTCGCCATCTTCGGAATACTTCCTCTCCTCGATTTCTGCCATCTTCAGCTCTGTTGACTCCATTCGAGATTTTTTGCTCTTGGATGAGAGACTGGGACTAGGGAGGTTACTTCCGGGTCGGATTCCCCGCTTCCGGTATCAGCCGTTATAGTGTTCCTCTATTGCTAAATAGTGAAAGGATAAAATTCCACGTAATTAATGTCACCTGGGGAAACGAGGAGAGCTCATTCTCTCTCAATTCAAGAAGGCAAAGAAGATTGACACCTCTGAAAGACTGAGTAGTTGCGCtggtttcgagcgttagcccttcgtttCATACCTTGTCCACATCACGCctaccagggccgtagcaaaaGGTGGGGCCGTGGGGGCCGtgtccccccaatattttaaaacttataaggaaatgaccggtTTGGGCGTGGCGGTGCCCCCCCCTAAATGttatcttaatgtttctgtaagTGCCCCAAATAATTCGAGGCGTGCTACTACGGCTAAGAGACCATCTcttgtttttctacagcttgtatgtagtctttctagttatacatAAACAGACTGACATTAGCTACAAAGAACTAGGAACAGATTTTTACTGTTTCATGACTACGCAAAAGAAGTCCTTAGAGTCTATTTGAGGATATGTCTGATTTAGATATTGACGAAGTTCCAGAAAACAcaaatgtttactttttagAAACAAATATATACGGTTTGCATATATATATGGGAGGATAATAGGAATCTCtaattcctaaaaaaaaattcctaaTTAACCAGAAAATAGCAGCACGGAATTCACATCCTTGGTGAAAACCTtcatttaaagccgcattgtcaccagtttacttccggaggtccgtcagaaacctcaaccgtcaaaagaatctattagaatccgcgctataaaacgggccatccgctctaaattatcagtcaaatcctagaagaaacttccaaaagacacactgcttttaaaattttaaaacattttttgcagtttccgttaaaaatcatcggagattcttacgtaatcgaccggaagtaaactggtgacaatgcggctttaatctttccctgctagcagaggcctcttttctctgtacttCGCTTGGCTGGCGTTCTTTAATCTAGGGCCTTTGCGAGACCTACAGTGAAAAAGGCTTGACGAATTATTTAGATCCCAGATGCAGAGGTCAGGACTTAAAAGTCAGGACTAGAAGTTGTCAAGGccgtggggggtgggggcgggGGGTCCCATGATTCCTATAGGGCCAAACATATTGAAAAAAAGCTGATTGTAATAATGATATagagaaaagtaaaaaaattatcgctGTAGTTCTTGCCCAGTGAACAGAGCTTAGGATGTGCATCACCTCTTAGATTATTGACGCTTGTGGGAAGGCATAAATATTCATATTCAACTTTTATTCATATAGTCCCCGAGTAGTCTTGACTCTTAGATTATTGACGCTTGTGGGAAGGCAtaaatattcatattaaaCTTTTATTCATATAGTCCCCGAGTAGTCTTGACCGTTTACATTAGCAAACCGCGAACTATAACATAGAAAAGCGAGCCCTCCTATGTATCTTTGTATATGTCccttcaagtgtgaatggagCTGCTACTAGCTACCCTTGCTTATTCCAGTCAGATAAATACATTTGTACAAATTCTATATACAAAGTTCTGTATAGACTACTGTAGAGTTGCTATATAGGCCGTCTATGTAAAGATGCAAGGTACATTCATGAAAATTATCACATTACAATAATTTAATGTTAATAAACTTAATGCGAAATATGCACCACTACTCAagaaaggcataaaaaaaggGCTGTCCTGAGTTTTTCGTGGGGTATTATTTAGTTCACGATCTGCTGTAAGACAAGAGGAGACTAAAACATTATGAATGGACATTTTTCAGGTTCTCTAGGATCATTGCTTAGTATATGGAAAGAGCTCAAACCCTCCACCTGGCTAATATACAATTAGCCACCACCTCCACCTGACAAATATACAATTAGCTAGATGCACTGCAACTGCAACATAGTCAGCCAAAATTTGTCAATGTTTTGATTTAAGGATCTATAAATTTTTTAGCTTTCATTCACCAAATTCAATACAAACGTAAGGCAACAGCTTCCAAAAAATCGgccaaaatgtttttttggcaagaataacaaaataacaGCTGACGAAAACTTTTCAAATGGTTTTAGTGCATCATTTCACAACATTCCATAGCAGGACTCTCATTTAAATAGCATCGCCGATGGAACATACATGTACAATCATTATGTGCATAAGAAGTTTTATGTTTTCTCTGATTCTTCTGATTTCTCGTCAGCTTTATCCCATTCTGTTTGGAGTTCAGATGCAATTTCTGTGAACAGTCGGTTCCAATCCCAAGCCTTATCCTCCTGCAAAGCCCAAAAAAGACAAATGAAGTGACGAAATAAACCCACCCAGCCTAATTTTCACTGTTTCTACATGTCTGAAAATCAAACTAAGGCCCCAGAGTCGACCACACTAAAAATCCCAGTTAAAAATCTGATAAGAACACCATTGGAGCTTTACTTACCTCAAAAACTTCAGATTCAGGAGAAAGGACGTTGCTGAGCAGCTTCAGATCAATATCACCATCCTACAACAGTTATAGAATAGCACACTCATTATGAAGTTGAAGAAGAAAATAGAGATCCTAAAAAGTGGATTCTCTAGGGGAAAACAGGAAAAAAGAGAGCTACATAGAAAACCCTTTTTTTCATTCCAGACCCTTGCATCACGCCTCtactttaatttattttatcttatcaTGTCACAAAGAGGAACACAAAAGACTTTCTTACCAGGGAGAAAAGAGCTGAATGCTTTTGGTAGTAGCTGTCCAGTTCTTTGTATGTGGCCACTCTGTTTACCTGAAcactgagaaaaaaatataaatatagaaATCCAATTGCATTTATAAAACCCATGGGGCCGGCTGCACAAAGCTGGATAAGTTATATGCCAGATAGGCACTACCCACAGAATAAAATCCCTATCCAGCGGATAAAATAGCGTTGCACAAAGAGTGGATAGAAGGCTGGATAACTATGCGCTGAATAGCCATCATTACCTTTAATTGGCTCCCTGTTACCATGGTAAATATGTAAAGTGTGCGCTGTTattcctttaaaaaataacgACAGTTGAAAGAGCTACAAAAAGTGCcagaaaacaaacagtttATCGAGGTAAAGGGCACGTAAATCATGGAATGATCACAGGGATAAGGGATAAGCTTTCTCCTGTCTTAGGGGACTCACATTTCTCAACAGAATGGGAAATATAGATTTTTTCCCCATTCCTGCCAGAGCTGCTTTTCTTTACATTTATTCGGTGGATAAGATTTTATCCTAACTTTTTTATACAGATGGCTATATCCGCTGGATAACTTTTATTTGGGTTTTATGCAACCAAATCACAACACTCTGATAAATTTTAACCACTGGAAAAGAATTTAACTGGTGGATAGGACTTATCCAAGTTTAGTGCAATGCCCCAGGTAAGGCAAATTTTGTGGAATTAAGATTCAAGATATTTCTTGTAAAATTTCTGTCTGAAGGGTGATTCCACAATGTTCCTATCAATCAAACTTTTGCAAAAGGAACCTGATGTATTTTACCTTGGAGGTGCTGCTATCTGTGTTGCCATATCTTCCTCCTGAACTTCCTCCAGGTCAGGAATAACTAGAATATCTAAACAGACAAGAATAGTCGATAATAAAGGCCTGGCTGAACACGGAGACATGTCACATGTCACAAGTAACACATGTAACATATTTTGTAGTTTAggcagaaaaaaacatattgtGCACCTAATCTTAAAGTAGTGAACAAATGATTTGCAGATTGTTTAAAAACGTTGTCCTACACCACTGCATGCTCTCGGTAGTGACTTTACTAGGAAACATATTGGGTGTGGCATGTCTCCTAGTTTAGCAGGGCTTTTTAGGGGGCTATATTATATGTTTTCATTGGGCCAAAAATTGCTAAACAATCCTTTTGAATGGTGCTGGCTTTCTAGAGCCTCTAAAATGCCCATACCTTGTCCTGTCTGGCCCACCACAAAAAATATGCTACCACTTCTACAGCACACAAACAACATGATATAGCCCTTTAACCTCCAAATgcatgaaaaacaaaaagaagaaaatacaCACCATTATCCTCATCTTTAGGCTTGTCATTTTCAACCCTCAACCTTTCACTGTAAATTAAGGTAACCAATGTCAAGTAGGTTAAACTTCCTCCATCGAACTAATAGAATTTATAattgaaacaaaataattCTTACTTACTCATCATCAAAAGCCTcgacatcaccaccaccactgcAAGGGAGATATGTAAAGACGTCAATTCAAATTACATCGCTATATCACAGATAGTAACAATCTGTTGTACATCATTTATCAACTGCTGAGCAGGTTTGACATTGTATGGTATATGTACATCCTCTTCTGTGCCCATCAGCATAGCGCAAGGCCAGGCTGCATAGGCAATGGTAATCATTTGGTTCAGGTAATCATTTGATGCCATCAGACCATGTTTTTCTTCCCCTTTCACCTTATGAGGAATGATATCATCAAAATGTtacccttttttcttttcctttggGGTGTCATCGGCCCATCCACCCTGTCTTCTGGAGGGTCGAGGAGGCATCTAAGAAATCCATGAATTACAAGCATTACAAACAATCTGACAATGCTATTCATTATCAGTAATGCTGAATCATTCTTTGACAATGAAAACATACAGCAGCATCAGCTATGATGGACTCTCTTTGTGGTGGGATCATGGGTGGCAAGTTtgcgcgtcagcgtatggggcctctcactcTGCTGAAatgggttcgattcccagtTGAGACATGGAGAGTATCTTTCTGGTTCTTGACCCTAACTTTGACTTGTTGTGAATGTATGTgagcttactagaagcttgtgttcctcagTTCCAAGACGGGACATTCTGATATTTTTGATGTTGCTAAAGATTAAGTGACTCACTATAATCAGCAACTATCATTCACACAGCCAAACCCTACATGATAGTTGATAGTGCATTATAGTTAGTGACCAAATACAGAAGATAATTAGAACTCTCCAACTACTTTATCATTGACAGGAGTATAAATTTACAAAcctttttactaaaaaaaggTAAAGCTGGTACTTACCATACCTTTCATTACCATTCCTTTCAACTatgtaacttttttttcttagtacATGGGATACTTGGGATTTGTACATCATGAAGGTCACTACTCCACTATGtatatcaattaaaaaaaaacaagagaggAGTTAAGACAACAGTTCCCTAAGACTCACATCATCTGGAGGTGGAGCACTAGTTTCACCAAAATCCCCATCTAGAAGATCATCATCTCcctcattgttgttgtttgactgAGCAGCCAAGTTGCCAGCCCTTCTACCTTGTCTTATTTCCTTCAACAAGATCCATAATTCATACAATAGGTAAGTGGAGAAACTTAATCAATGGGTGAATAAAATGCTATACTACTTATATTTAACATTGATCATATCAATTTTTGTCTGTGAAAGAGATGTTAGTCAAGAGCAGATTTATTAAAGTTGTCAAATGAatttaaatacaaaatcaCAGTATGGAAAGTTCATATTGAAGAAATGGATCTAAAAGAGATAGAAGGAAAAACAGGTTCTTCAAGAGAAGAATGAATAAGAAATTGATGACAAATACCACATCCTTATGGAAATCATGAGGGTCATCTGAGC
The sequence above is a segment of the Nematostella vectensis chromosome 2, jaNemVect1.1, whole genome shotgun sequence genome. Coding sequences within it:
- the LOC5514107 gene encoding intraflagellar transport protein 43 homolog A isoform X3, producing the protein MAKEIRQGRRAGNLAAQSNNNNEGDDDLLDGDFGETSAPPPDDMPPRPSRRQGGWADDTPKEKKKGGGGDVEAFDDDERLRVENDKPKDEDNDILVIPDLEEVQEEDMATQIAAPPSVQVNRVATYKELDSYYQKHSALFSLDGDIDLKLLSNVLSPESEVFEEDKAWDWNRLFTEIASELQTEWDKADEKSEESEKT
- the LOC5514107 gene encoding intraflagellar transport protein 43 homolog A isoform X1, with translation MTFQLREKVTGKQQLSEWTQVLANINLPGNLKLQQGQEFEMAKEIRQGRRAGNLAAQSNNNNEGDDDLLDGDFGETSAPPPDDMPPRPSRRQGGWADDTPKEKKKGGGGDVEAFDDDERLRVENDKPKDEDNDILVIPDLEEVQEEDMATQIAAPPSVQVNRVATYKELDSYYQKHSALFSLDGDIDLKLLSNVLSPESEVFEEDKAWDWNRLFTEIASELQTEWDKADEKSEESEKT
- the LOC5514107 gene encoding intraflagellar transport protein 43 homolog A isoform X2; amino-acid sequence: MDDFPAKREIRQGRRAGNLAAQSNNNNEGDDDLLDGDFGETSAPPPDDMPPRPSRRQGGWADDTPKEKKKGGGGDVEAFDDDERLRVENDKPKDEDNDILVIPDLEEVQEEDMATQIAAPPSVQVNRVATYKELDSYYQKHSALFSLDGDIDLKLLSNVLSPESEVFEEDKAWDWNRLFTEIASELQTEWDKADEKSEESEKT